A genomic region of Sarcophilus harrisii chromosome 6, mSarHar1.11, whole genome shotgun sequence contains the following coding sequences:
- the LOC100913288 gene encoding mas-related G-protein coupled receptor member H-like, translating into MTCNESSNGSQKINTCFPSHGPNIESSIMTFFNLITSLCGLLGNGIVLWFLSFYIKKSHFTIYILNLTVADFSFLLGRVIWYLVKILYVYTSHLLTKCSMFYICHGTLVFNIFVYNTGLGFLTVISVERCLSMLYPRWYRCHHLKKKSPSICAFIWCLSVFMAVLELYFEIYIGNTYKTWRYIITISSCILNFLVFMPLMVLSSLILFVKSWKRSRHHHPAKLHITILVTILVFLFFGFPQKVWFIVHFGFKVAVHRSVSMVFELLSCINSSANPAIYFFVGNLWKNKKRRSLKLTLLRAFKEDFQGRGDRRTLPATSSETIERKHPKK; encoded by the coding sequence ATGACCTGCAATGAATCCAGTAATGGTAGCCAGAAAATTAATACCTGCTTCCCTTCACATGGTCCCAACATAGAATCCTCCATCATGACCTTCTTTAATTTGATCACTTCTCTGTGTGGGCTTCTGGGAAATGGCATCGTCCTGTGGTTTCTCAGTTTCTACATTAAGAAAAGTCACTTTACCATCTACATCCTCAATCTGACAGTTGCTGACTTCAGCTTCCTCCTGGGACGTGTAATTTGGTACCTCGTCAAGATTCTATATGTGTATACTAGCCATCTTCTTACCAAGTGCTCCATGTTTTATATATGTCATGGAACGCTTGTATTCAATATCTTTGTGTATAACACAGGGCTGGGCTTCCTGACGGTTATCAGTGTGGAGAGGTGTCTTTCTATGCTCTATCCCCGCTGGTATAGATGTcaccatttgaaaaagaaatctcCTTCTATCTGTGCTTTCATCTGGTGCCTTTCAGTCTTCATGGCGGTCCTGGAGTTGTACTTTGAGATCTACATAGGGAACACCTACAAGACCTGGAGGTACATCATTACTATCTCTAGCTGTATACTTAACTTCCTGGTGTTCATGCCTCTGATGGTTCTATCCAGTCTGATTCTCTTTGTGAAGTCCTGGAAGCGATCCCGGCACCACCATCCTGCCAAGCTCCACATCACCATTCTGGTGACCATCCTTGTGTTCCTTTTCTTTGGCTTTCCGCAGAAGGTTTGGTTTATTGTCCATTTTGGGTTCAAAGTGGCTGTCCATAGGTCTGTCTCCATGGTTTTTGAGCTTCTCTCCTGCATCAACAGCAGCGCCAACCCTGCCATTTACTTCTTTGTTGGCAACCTctggaagaataagaaaagaaggtCCCTAAAGCTGACTCTCTTGAGAGCCTTCAAGGAGGATTTCCAAGGGAGAGGGGATAGAAGGACTCTCCCTGCCACCAGTTCAGAGACCATAGAGAGGAAGCACCCAAAGAAGTAG